A genomic segment from uncultured Vibrio sp. encodes:
- a CDS encoding DUF2913 family protein yields MQSSKQARPSADANQLLSELAVHALLHLHFKIHASSHPIALKERNDLLQKWLKPKLKSNRYKLIKKPLKSLTQQAKRENGNLEALLERCVGANKPGNPQPHLDSYLLLINEIEKKLGTTVLLSRPEDVDLSHDQHGCLLCVLSENLNQHFDDNNALVKPISMLFRGPMSQRSLFLGSIYANNTFNYEVLYQDEQFVRITLELA; encoded by the coding sequence ATGCAAAGTTCTAAGCAGGCAAGACCATCCGCAGATGCAAACCAACTTCTGAGCGAACTTGCTGTGCATGCTTTACTGCATCTACATTTTAAAATTCATGCTTCGTCTCACCCTATCGCTTTAAAAGAACGTAATGACCTGCTGCAAAAATGGCTTAAACCAAAATTAAAAAGCAATCGCTACAAGCTGATTAAAAAGCCATTAAAGTCGTTGACTCAGCAAGCTAAGAGAGAGAACGGAAATCTAGAAGCGTTACTTGAACGCTGCGTGGGAGCAAACAAGCCAGGTAACCCACAGCCGCATTTAGACAGCTACCTACTGCTGATCAATGAGATCGAAAAGAAATTAGGCACCACGGTATTACTCTCTCGCCCGGAGGACGTCGATCTTTCGCATGATCAACATGGATGCCTGCTATGCGTTCTATCTGAGAACCTAAACCAGCATTTCGACGATAATAATGCCCTAGTCAAGCCTATTTCGATGCTTTTCCGTGGCCCGATGAGCCAGCGCTCCCTATTCCTAGGCAGCATTTACGCCAACAACACGTTTAATTACGAAGTGCTGTATCAAGATGAACAGTTCGTGCGCATTACGCTCGAACTAGCATAA
- the lhgO gene encoding L-2-hydroxyglutarate oxidase — MKSVYDYIVVGGGIVGVSTAWQLQQRHPDRSILLVEKESGYAMHQTGHNSGVIHAGVYYAPGSLKAEFCKRGVEATIAFCVEHGIPVENCGKLLVATSEQEVERMNALYERCQINGIDVELLDQAQLKLAEPNITGLGAIYVKTTSIVDYRLVTEHMAREFQKLGGQVSLRTQVVAIDEKDQEVQLTCVSDGQSMQLNCKMLMTCSGLMADRMTKMMRIKTDFQIIPYRGEYYRLDSKHNNIVNHLIYPIPDPDLPFLGVHLTRMIDGSVTVGPNAVQGWKREGYAKFNFSFRDTWRMLRFSGFWKVTKKHLKTGLEEFKNSWWKSGYVQLVNKYCPNIQVEDLKPHPAGIRAQAVLSDGTLVHDFLFAETARSLHVCNAPSPAATSAIPIGEYICDKIDAKLKAKVDIGKERY; from the coding sequence ATGAAATCGGTTTATGACTATATTGTCGTTGGCGGTGGTATCGTTGGCGTATCTACCGCCTGGCAGCTGCAACAGCGTCATCCTGATCGTTCCATTTTGCTGGTGGAAAAAGAGTCTGGTTACGCGATGCATCAGACAGGACATAACAGTGGCGTTATTCACGCGGGTGTTTACTATGCTCCGGGCAGCCTGAAAGCCGAATTTTGTAAACGAGGCGTTGAGGCTACCATTGCATTTTGTGTAGAGCACGGCATTCCTGTTGAGAACTGTGGCAAACTTTTGGTAGCAACGAGTGAACAGGAAGTAGAGCGTATGAATGCCCTCTACGAACGTTGTCAGATCAATGGCATAGACGTTGAGCTACTTGATCAAGCACAGTTAAAGCTCGCTGAGCCAAACATCACCGGATTGGGTGCGATTTACGTCAAAACCACCAGTATCGTTGATTACCGACTAGTGACTGAACACATGGCTAGAGAGTTCCAAAAGCTGGGTGGGCAAGTCAGTTTACGTACTCAAGTGGTCGCCATTGATGAAAAAGATCAGGAGGTACAGCTTACTTGTGTTTCTGATGGTCAGTCGATGCAGCTCAACTGCAAGATGCTGATGACTTGCAGTGGGTTGATGGCTGATCGTATGACTAAGATGATGAGGATAAAGACCGATTTTCAAATCATCCCCTATCGTGGTGAATATTACCGTTTAGACAGTAAGCACAACAATATCGTCAACCATCTGATCTACCCAATCCCTGATCCAGACTTACCTTTCTTAGGCGTTCACCTGACTCGCATGATTGATGGCTCAGTCACTGTGGGGCCAAATGCGGTACAAGGCTGGAAACGGGAAGGTTATGCCAAATTTAACTTCAGCTTTCGAGATACATGGCGGATGCTACGCTTCTCGGGGTTTTGGAAAGTGACGAAAAAACATCTGAAAACGGGTTTAGAAGAGTTTAAGAACTCCTGGTGGAAGTCCGGCTATGTGCAGTTAGTCAACAAATACTGCCCCAATATCCAAGTGGAAGATCTTAAACCTCACCCAGCAGGCATTCGAGCTCAGGCTGTGTTGTCAGATGGCACATTAGTGCATGATTTCCTGTTTGCAGAGACTGCTCGTAGCCTGCATGTTTGTAATGCGCCATCGCCAGCAGCAACATCTGCGATACCTATCGGAGAATACATTTGCGATAAAATCGATGCAAAACTAAAGGCGAAAGTTGATATAGGCAAAGAGCGTTACTGA
- a CDS encoding GGDEF domain-containing protein: MESHYLDVRTLNFIVILFSCICSISLLCYQYTQNKIKGLNTFSISLLFIGLGPFLLGFRGSSPDWLTIIVANTIIFIGFSLTLYSVSIFRSFPLKLAHTMAVFIPIFSSSLYYFTFYVPSVKSRIIYLSIYLCLVNLCSGIAMLKGKKNDLDLPVKVMAYSFFCYSAFMGARTLWSLFAPEIASFMNAGLIHQLTFLFSICLIVGLSFNILWLINARLVASINDLSLRDALTGLYNRRALEEIIPDLIYDARKQNIPVSIVMADTDRFKAINDQYGHKMGDQVMEKIATILKNNLPESACVVRVGGDEFVMIILDKLDQAERFSEHIRTAIENEASLQSSKIKVTMSFGISELANGNSMENALTQADVALYHSKHSGRNRVTRFDQYRSFSEHTATQPTNAYPAKIPEAQV; the protein is encoded by the coding sequence ATGGAAAGTCATTATTTAGATGTAAGAACACTTAACTTTATTGTTATTTTGTTTTCTTGTATCTGCTCTATCAGTCTCCTGTGTTACCAATACACACAGAATAAAATCAAAGGATTGAACACCTTTTCTATCTCTTTGTTGTTTATTGGTCTTGGGCCATTTTTACTCGGATTCCGAGGTTCCTCTCCTGACTGGCTCACCATTATCGTGGCCAATACCATTATTTTTATAGGCTTTTCCCTTACGCTTTACAGCGTGAGTATTTTCCGTTCATTCCCACTTAAACTCGCCCATACCATGGCGGTCTTTATCCCCATATTTAGCAGTTCACTTTACTACTTCACGTTTTACGTACCGTCGGTCAAGAGCCGTATTATCTATCTAAGTATTTATCTGTGTTTGGTGAATTTATGCAGTGGAATTGCAATGCTGAAAGGTAAGAAGAACGATCTAGACCTCCCAGTAAAAGTCATGGCTTATTCTTTCTTTTGTTATAGTGCGTTTATGGGAGCAAGAACGCTTTGGAGTCTCTTTGCACCAGAAATAGCTAGCTTCATGAATGCAGGACTGATCCATCAACTTACTTTCTTATTTAGTATCTGTCTGATTGTTGGTTTGAGTTTTAATATCCTGTGGTTAATAAACGCCCGCCTCGTTGCATCTATTAACGATCTCTCTCTGCGCGATGCATTAACTGGTCTTTATAATCGCAGGGCGTTGGAGGAAATCATTCCGGATCTCATTTACGACGCCAGAAAACAAAACATCCCCGTCAGTATCGTGATGGCAGATACTGATCGATTTAAAGCAATTAACGACCAATATGGGCACAAGATGGGTGATCAGGTTATGGAGAAGATAGCTACTATACTTAAAAATAACCTGCCTGAATCCGCATGTGTCGTCCGAGTGGGTGGCGATGAATTCGTGATGATTATTTTAGATAAACTCGATCAAGCGGAACGTTTTTCAGAACACATCAGAACGGCAATAGAAAACGAAGCATCCCTTCAATCGTCTAAGATAAAAGTGACGATGAGTTTTGGCATCAGCGAATTAGCAAACGGTAACTCGATGGAGAATGCTTTGACTCAAGCAGATGTCGCGTTATACCACTCCAAACACTCTGGTCGTAATCGAGTAACACGCTTTGATCAATATCGTAGTTTCTCAGAGCATACCGCTACTCAACCGACTAATGCTTATCCTGCTAAGATTCCTGAGGCCCAAGTTTAA
- a CDS encoding PhoX family phosphatase — MSKETFDATRYNHSNNKPFEEVLEASLSRRSILKGGLGISAMTAFGAFGLAGCNSSSSGTSASAASGASNAVLNFESIAGSLTDAVSIPSGYTAQVLVPWGTPLNAQGNAWQNDGSNTGTDQLNALGMHHDGMHFFPLNDSTTDGLLCINHEYIDTAALHPNGPTVENNVRTIVDEVRKEINAHGVSVVRIQLEDNMWKLVDTDPLNRRYTGATVMDLSGPVAHTELTVTRFSPDGSQARGTLNNCGNGYTPWGTYLTCEENWPGYFVNAGERTEEQNRIGIESGSTRYLWETLAGNAEERLDEFTRFNLAPTGASSTDDYRNEANGHGYIVEIDPYTQNSRAKKRTALGRFRHEGCTFGKLEEGKPVVFYSGHDSRFEYLYKFESAAAWDPADANPANRLATGDKYMDEGTLYVALFNEDSTGTWLPLTLDSITTTGGTLADHFDSLAEIILNTAGAADLVGATPMDRPEWCTVDPFTGTVYLTLTNNTRRTEDTNAANPRLNNKFGHVIRWDEGDSATEFSWDIFVFGSPANGDADTNRSSLTELNQFASPDGLAFDGRGILWIQTDNGADEVTSYTNDQMLAVVPSKLTDDNGDPATIGAENQAELKRFFVGPNGCEVTGFTISPDYKSLFVNIQHPGNWPYSDNAAEETPAGTTVRPRASTVVIRREDGGEIAV, encoded by the coding sequence ATGAGTAAGGAAACCTTCGACGCAACGCGTTATAACCACAGCAATAACAAACCATTTGAAGAAGTACTAGAAGCGAGTCTATCACGTCGTAGTATTTTGAAAGGCGGATTGGGCATCAGTGCAATGACTGCGTTTGGTGCTTTTGGCTTGGCTGGGTGTAACTCTTCAAGCTCAGGCACTTCGGCAAGTGCTGCGTCTGGTGCATCAAATGCAGTACTTAATTTTGAGTCTATCGCTGGTTCGTTAACTGACGCTGTCTCGATTCCATCTGGTTACACAGCTCAGGTATTGGTACCGTGGGGCACACCTCTAAATGCTCAGGGTAACGCATGGCAAAATGACGGTTCAAACACGGGTACTGATCAGCTTAACGCATTAGGCATGCACCACGATGGGATGCATTTTTTCCCGTTGAATGACAGCACGACAGATGGCTTGCTGTGCATCAACCATGAATACATTGATACTGCAGCACTGCATCCAAATGGTCCAACGGTTGAGAACAATGTTCGCACCATCGTTGACGAAGTTCGTAAAGAAATTAACGCTCACGGTGTATCGGTTGTACGTATCCAACTTGAAGATAACATGTGGAAATTGGTCGATACTGATCCATTAAACCGTCGTTACACCGGTGCGACTGTGATGGATCTATCAGGCCCAGTTGCGCACACTGAATTGACGGTAACACGCTTTTCACCAGATGGCAGCCAAGCGCGTGGTACACTGAATAACTGCGGTAATGGTTACACACCTTGGGGCACTTACTTAACCTGTGAAGAGAACTGGCCTGGTTACTTTGTTAATGCAGGTGAGCGTACTGAAGAGCAAAATCGTATTGGTATTGAATCAGGAAGCACTCGTTACTTATGGGAGACCCTAGCTGGTAACGCGGAAGAGCGTTTGGATGAGTTCACTCGATTTAATCTGGCTCCAACAGGCGCTAGCTCAACAGACGATTACCGCAACGAAGCTAATGGCCATGGCTATATTGTTGAAATCGACCCATACACGCAAAACTCACGTGCGAAAAAGCGTACTGCACTAGGTCGTTTCCGTCATGAAGGCTGTACATTCGGTAAGCTGGAAGAAGGTAAGCCAGTAGTATTCTACTCTGGTCACGACTCTCGCTTTGAATACCTCTACAAGTTTGAGTCTGCTGCTGCTTGGGATCCGGCTGATGCAAATCCAGCAAATCGCCTGGCAACGGGTGATAAGTACATGGACGAAGGTACACTTTATGTTGCGCTGTTCAATGAAGACAGCACCGGTACATGGTTACCACTGACGCTAGATAGCATCACCACTACTGGCGGCACGCTGGCGGACCACTTTGACTCATTAGCAGAGATCATTCTGAACACAGCGGGTGCTGCTGACCTAGTTGGCGCAACGCCGATGGACCGCCCAGAGTGGTGTACTGTAGACCCATTCACTGGCACTGTTTATCTGACACTGACCAACAATACTCGTCGTACAGAAGATACTAACGCGGCAAACCCACGTTTAAACAATAAATTTGGTCACGTTATTCGTTGGGATGAAGGTGATTCAGCTACCGAGTTTAGCTGGGATATCTTCGTATTTGGCTCACCAGCAAACGGTGATGCTGACACTAACCGCTCAAGCCTAACTGAGTTAAACCAGTTCGCAAGCCCAGACGGTTTGGCATTCGACGGTCGTGGTATCCTTTGGATCCAAACTGACAACGGTGCGGATGAAGTGACTTCATACACCAACGACCAAATGCTGGCAGTCGTACCATCGAAACTGACCGATGATAATGGCGATCCTGCGACGATTGGTGCAGAGAACCAAGCAGAACTGAAACGTTTCTTTGTTGGTCCAAACGGCTGTGAAGTGACAGGCTTTACTATTAGCCCGGATTACAAATCATTGTTTGTAAACATCCAGCACCCAGGTAACTGGCCATACAGCGATAATGCGGCTGAAGAAACACCTGCTGGTACAACCGTTCGTCCTCGCGCTTCAACGGTCGTGATTCGTCGTGAAGATGGTGGTGAAATCGCAGTATAA
- a CDS encoding 50S ribosome-binding protein YggL — translation MKLERIDNKSRRIRKKLFLGEFAILGFEISCETDINDFDRYEVFVDDFVDYIAGLGLCFGGGGLELFEGFLCSTDRYGNATEEQKAQVLAWLEARPEVKSAQVGELVDANYL, via the coding sequence ATGAAATTAGAAAGAATCGATAACAAAAGCCGTCGTATCCGTAAGAAACTGTTCTTAGGTGAATTCGCTATCCTGGGGTTCGAAATCAGCTGTGAAACAGACATCAATGACTTCGACCGCTATGAAGTATTCGTTGATGACTTTGTCGACTACATCGCCGGTTTAGGCCTGTGCTTTGGCGGCGGTGGTCTGGAGCTATTTGAAGGCTTCTTATGCTCAACTGACCGTTACGGCAACGCGACTGAGGAGCAAAAAGCACAAGTATTAGCTTGGCTGGAAGCACGCCCTGAAGTAAAAAGTGCACAAGTTGGCGAGTTAGTTGATGCAAATTACTTGTAA
- the rimK gene encoding 30S ribosomal protein S6--L-glutamate ligase, with protein sequence MRIAILSRNENLYSTMRLKQAGEERGHQIDVIDTLHCYMDITSNNPKIRYMGEELPQYDAVIPRIGASVTFYGTAVVRQFEMMGTFCVNESVAISRSRDKLRSLQLLSRKGIGLPRTGFAHHPDNIQDVIKNVGGAPLVIKLLEGTQGIGVVLAETNKAAESVIEAFMGLKANIMVQEFIEEAKGADIRCFVVGNKVIAAMKRQAKEGEFRSNLHRGGSAQLVRLSKEERATAVNAARVMGLNLCGVDILQSKNGPVVMEVNSSPGLEGIELATNKNVAGMIFDFIEKNAKPNSNRTRGKG encoded by the coding sequence ATGCGTATTGCTATTCTCTCTCGTAATGAGAATTTATATTCAACCATGCGCCTAAAGCAAGCAGGTGAAGAGCGTGGACATCAAATTGATGTTATCGACACTCTGCACTGCTACATGGACATTACGAGTAACAACCCTAAGATTCGTTACATGGGTGAAGAATTGCCACAATACGACGCGGTTATCCCACGTATCGGCGCTTCAGTCACTTTCTACGGCACAGCCGTCGTGCGCCAATTTGAAATGATGGGTACATTTTGTGTCAATGAGTCGGTAGCGATCAGCCGTTCGCGCGACAAACTGCGTTCTTTGCAGCTTTTATCTCGTAAAGGCATTGGCTTACCACGCACCGGCTTTGCTCACCACCCAGACAACATTCAGGATGTGATCAAAAACGTTGGCGGTGCGCCTCTGGTCATTAAGCTACTTGAAGGTACTCAAGGTATTGGTGTTGTTCTTGCCGAAACCAATAAAGCAGCAGAAAGTGTGATTGAAGCCTTTATGGGCTTAAAAGCGAACATCATGGTTCAAGAGTTCATTGAAGAAGCAAAAGGGGCAGATATTCGCTGTTTCGTTGTTGGTAACAAAGTGATTGCAGCCATGAAGCGTCAGGCAAAAGAAGGCGAGTTCCGTTCGAATCTTCACCGCGGTGGTTCTGCGCAACTTGTCAGGTTGAGCAAAGAAGAACGTGCAACAGCGGTTAATGCAGCAAGAGTGATGGGCTTAAACCTATGTGGTGTAGATATCTTGCAATCAAAAAACGGTCCGGTGGTAATGGAAGTAAACTCCTCGCCGGGTCTTGAAGGTATCGAGTTGGCTACAAATAAAAACGTAGCAGGGATGATTTTCGACTTTATCGAAAAAAACGCAAAACCCAATTCAAACCGTACTCGCGGTAAAGGTTGA
- a CDS encoding RimK/LysX family protein — MNQKIVIGNAEAICLPELGIPHLEARIDTGAQTSSLHVDNIECFEKNGRSYVEFDLHPDVYHLEQVVRCTAPLKANRKVKSSNGTFEHRCVITTMLRMKDQQWPIDITLTNRENMTYMMLLGRQAMADKVLVDPSQSHLLAP, encoded by the coding sequence ATGAATCAGAAAATTGTCATTGGGAATGCCGAAGCAATCTGCTTACCAGAGTTAGGAATTCCCCACCTTGAAGCTCGTATTGACACTGGTGCGCAAACCTCTTCACTCCACGTCGATAATATAGAGTGTTTTGAGAAAAACGGCCGTTCATACGTCGAGTTCGATCTTCACCCGGATGTTTATCACTTAGAACAGGTTGTTCGCTGTACAGCCCCACTTAAAGCGAACCGTAAAGTGAAATCCTCAAACGGGACTTTCGAGCACCGCTGCGTGATCACCACAATGCTGCGCATGAAAGACCAACAGTGGCCAATCGACATTACGTTAACCAACCGTGAAAATATGACTTACATGATGCTGCTAGGCCGCCAGGCAATGGCAGACAAAGTGTTGGTTGATCCGAGCCAGTCCCACTTGCTGGCTCCATAA
- a CDS encoding MBL fold metallo-hydrolase — protein MYLAEYTDKLMLLDGASRADIPHLKDFIEHQLKRPFTDLKLVVVTHMHPDHAGAAHKLRALTGCRVLAAKREAQWYGGFDGWLMHLTDLFLARWMANRMRKPKRNLWYPRKLRPDIELLDGDSIPGFEDWQVLETQGHTDRDLSVYHAEQSVLYVADLMVKVKKHLIAPFPIFHPNQYRCSVKRVFELQPSCLLLAHGGEVVLDEKAYLHILDTAPTKPHTHWRATKIKLKGLVNVLLRSNKR, from the coding sequence ATGTATCTCGCCGAGTATACCGACAAACTCATGTTACTGGATGGCGCAAGCCGAGCCGACATTCCCCATCTCAAAGATTTTATTGAGCACCAACTTAAGCGACCATTTACTGACCTTAAGCTGGTGGTAGTAACGCACATGCACCCTGATCACGCGGGAGCCGCACATAAACTTAGAGCTCTGACAGGATGTAGAGTTTTAGCGGCTAAACGTGAAGCTCAATGGTATGGCGGTTTTGACGGTTGGTTGATGCATTTAACCGACTTGTTCTTAGCAAGGTGGATGGCAAATCGAATGCGTAAACCAAAGCGTAACCTTTGGTATCCACGTAAATTGAGGCCTGATATTGAGCTGCTTGATGGTGATAGTATTCCGGGATTTGAAGATTGGCAGGTACTGGAAACTCAGGGCCATACCGACAGAGATTTATCGGTCTATCACGCGGAGCAGAGCGTGTTGTATGTGGCGGATTTGATGGTAAAAGTGAAAAAGCACTTGATTGCGCCGTTTCCTATTTTTCATCCCAATCAATATCGTTGTTCCGTTAAACGGGTTTTTGAACTGCAGCCGAGCTGTTTGTTGCTTGCGCATGGGGGAGAAGTCGTTCTGGATGAAAAAGCCTATCTGCATATTCTGGATACAGCGCCAACCAAGCCGCATACACATTGGCGAGCGACAAAAATAAAGCTGAAAGGGCTCGTTAATGTGCTGCTACGGAGCAACAAGCGGTGA
- the speA gene encoding arginine decarboxylase, translated as MEKATKLDRIRADYNVHYWSQGFYGIDDQGEVYVSPRSDRAHQIPFSAIVKELEAKQLNLPVLVRFPQIVHQRVHGLCDAFNQAIEDYQYPNKYLLVYPIKVNQQREVVDEILASQAELETKQLGLEAGSKPELLAVLALAQQASSVIVCNGYKDREYVRLALIGEKLGHKVFIVLEKLSELDLVLQEAESLGVQPRLGLRIRLASQGAGKWQSSGGEKSKFGLSASQVLSVIHRLKNSDNLDALQLVHFHLGSQMANIRDVRNGVNESARFYCELRAMGANIDYFDVGGGLAVDYDGTRSQSSNSMNYGLAEYARNIVNTVGDVCQQYEQPMPVIISESGRSLTAHHAVLVSNVIGTEAYQPEDVFAPLGEAPLLLQNMWRNWENLQNGTDARALIEIYNDTQSDLAEAHSNFATGVINLEQRAWAEQLSLRIYFELSRKMSAKNRFHRPILDELSERLADKFFVNFSLFQSLPDAWGIDQVFPVLPLSGLGDAEERRAVMLDITCDSDGALELYVDGQGIESTLPVPAWSKDKPYLLGFFLVGAYQEILGDMHNLFGDTHSVVVNVEENGEFEISYINEGDSVEDMMRYVHIDVDAIRDNYKQLVSERVEAGEQTQILAELEQGLVGYTYLEDL; from the coding sequence TTGGAAAAAGCAACGAAATTAGACCGCATTCGCGCGGACTACAACGTTCACTACTGGAGCCAAGGCTTCTACGGTATCGATGACCAAGGCGAGGTATATGTCTCTCCTCGCAGTGACCGTGCACATCAAATCCCTTTCAGTGCCATTGTAAAAGAGCTAGAAGCGAAGCAACTGAACTTACCCGTTCTCGTTCGCTTCCCACAGATCGTGCATCAGCGTGTGCATGGTCTTTGTGATGCTTTCAACCAAGCGATTGAAGATTACCAGTATCCGAACAAATACTTGTTGGTGTACCCGATTAAGGTAAACCAGCAACGAGAAGTGGTTGATGAAATACTCGCCAGCCAAGCAGAGCTAGAAACCAAACAGCTGGGTCTTGAAGCGGGCAGTAAACCGGAATTGTTGGCGGTACTGGCTCTGGCTCAACAGGCCAGCTCCGTGATTGTCTGTAATGGCTACAAAGACCGCGAGTACGTGCGCCTTGCGCTGATTGGTGAGAAGCTTGGCCATAAAGTTTTTATCGTCTTAGAGAAGCTATCAGAACTTGATCTTGTGCTGCAAGAAGCAGAAAGCTTGGGCGTCCAGCCTCGTTTAGGTCTGCGTATTCGTCTTGCTTCTCAAGGCGCAGGGAAATGGCAGTCAAGTGGCGGCGAAAAATCGAAGTTTGGCCTGTCCGCATCACAAGTATTGAGTGTAATTCACCGCCTGAAGAACAGCGACAATCTCGATGCATTACAATTGGTGCACTTCCACCTTGGCTCACAAATGGCGAACATTCGCGATGTGCGTAATGGCGTCAATGAATCAGCACGATTCTACTGTGAGCTACGCGCAATGGGTGCCAATATTGATTACTTCGATGTGGGTGGTGGTTTAGCGGTGGATTATGACGGCACACGTAGCCAATCTTCCAATTCGATGAACTATGGTCTTGCTGAGTACGCGCGAAATATCGTAAACACGGTGGGTGATGTCTGTCAGCAATATGAGCAGCCGATGCCGGTGATTATTTCTGAGTCTGGCCGCTCTTTGACGGCTCACCATGCGGTGTTGGTATCCAATGTTATTGGGACAGAAGCTTATCAACCTGAAGACGTGTTTGCGCCACTGGGTGAAGCGCCTCTGCTGCTACAAAACATGTGGCGCAATTGGGAAAACCTGCAAAACGGCACTGACGCTCGAGCCCTGATTGAGATTTACAACGACACTCAAAGTGATTTGGCCGAAGCCCATTCAAATTTTGCCACTGGCGTGATTAACCTTGAACAGCGCGCGTGGGCAGAACAATTGTCACTGCGTATTTACTTCGAGTTGAGTCGTAAGATGAGCGCCAAGAACCGTTTCCACCGTCCAATTTTGGATGAGTTGAGCGAACGTCTTGCAGACAAGTTCTTTGTCAACTTCTCGCTGTTTCAGTCTCTGCCCGATGCATGGGGGATTGATCAGGTGTTCCCGGTTCTGCCTCTTTCTGGTTTGGGTGATGCCGAAGAACGTCGTGCTGTAATGTTGGACATCACTTGTGATTCTGATGGCGCACTGGAACTCTACGTGGATGGTCAAGGTATTGAAAGTACCCTACCGGTTCCTGCGTGGAGCAAAGACAAGCCATACTTGCTAGGCTTCTTCTTAGTTGGCGCATACCAGGAAATTCTGGGTGATATGCACAATTTATTTGGCGACACCCATAGTGTGGTTGTTAACGTAGAAGAAAACGGCGAGTTTGAAATTAGCTACATCAACGAAGGTGATAGCGTAGAAGACATGATGCGTTACGTTCATATCGACGTTGATGCGATTCGTGATAATTACAAACAACTGGTTTCTGAACGTGTTGAAGCCGGTGAACAAACACAAATCCTTGCTGAGCTGGAACAAGGTTTAGTGGGAT